The genomic stretch ACACAGTGAAATGACaactattgcttgctgggaaacCATTGTCCAAATATATTTGCGTTctttaaaatgacactttcctaTTTTCAGATGTCTATGGATGGATTTGGCATTACATGTGCACACATTGATATTAGTCCATGAAGCATACAGTAATAGCATAAGTAATGTGTAGGTGGACACTTGTGCAGTGCAAGATGCGGGAGCCAATAAACCAAAGCACTTGTTTTCTGGTCGACGACGAGTATGCGCTTGTTATTAGCAGCGTTTCCATGACAGAATTGCGCAAAACTTAAGTGTTATTTCGAAATGTCAACAAAAGACTATTGCAAGGCATTATTTTTAACCGAAGGAGACGTAAGACGTATCATCCAAACGTTAATGCCAAAGAAAGCCTGTTATACTTAGGAGCAGACACCTATTGAGGTGTTTCTAGGAGGTTTTAGTACATAATAATTATGTGACTTACTTGCATCAGGTGACCTGACTACCTGCATTGCCATTTTGCGAAATAAACCTTTTccgaattgcctgaaaaaccacctcataCAAGCGTAAAAACTTTTCTGCGATATATGGAAGCTGTAGTCAAATTGGTGTGTTTCCATTGGCAATAATTTCAATTTAAATTAAAAGggaatggaaacgcagctattATCTTTGTCATCTAATCGTCTCTCTCATTGCAGGGGTGATCTGGATCATTTAGAGGATGAGTCGTGGACGCCGTGTGTGAATAATGTAAATGGATTCATCTCTGCGTTTCTTTTCTCCATTGAGACGGAGACGACCATTGGCTACGGTCACCGTGTCATTACCGATCAGTGTCCCGTTGGCACAATGTTACTCTTGCTGCAGGCGATACTGGGATCGATGGTCAACGCTTTTATGGTTagtgcacacacacatgactgtattttctgtatttggacgtgtttaaaaaagtacactttgATTAATGGCTTATCTGGAATGAAACAGATTGCATGAAATCGTGGGCAGCTTCTCATCTTATGAGACCCATCCCTACTGAGTAAGGAGGGTTTTCCATTGCCCATGGCTTGATCTGTACTCAAAAAATGGCTCAACCATGAATCAAGTTATATCATACTTTACTGGGAGCACGTTTGGACCGCAGATGTGTGTACCCTCTTTCTCAATCTCTCTATATTGacctttatttatttgaatTCTGTCTCTTGTACTAATTGCAGATCCTCTTTCAATCTCTGATTCCTTTCTGTGTCCTATTTTCATGTTTGTGGTAATGATGGGTTCATTTATATCTCCATGTCCTGGTTCAAATGTTTCCCGTGGGGCAGCGTTttactgtcacacacacacagcttcaACCAAATGCCACAGGCTCtggtttttgtttgttatttctAAATGATCGGGTTCGATCTGTTATTTTTTATCTCTTTCTTCTCTTCgtctttttgatatttttacttaagATTTCATCACTattatttttcacttttaaaaCAAAGCTACAACCCTGAATTATTCAAGAAATAAACGCTTACATGTAAAGTCTCCTGCACATTTTTTCCCCGGACATGAACGATGGTTTAATCAAGTTATGGAAAAGATGTGCTATTACTATtttaaagcaaataaaaaatcccatagacttatatTAAAGAAGGGAACAATGCAACTTATATAGTTTAGCCAACCCATTGTCACGAAATACATTTTTGCGTGCATGTGATACACCAGTCCTTAATACCATAATACCATGCATCTTTGCATGTCTTTTTATCTTTTGGATTCTCGAtttatctatttttaaaccattgttgcttggggttaaATTTTggatttgggttaggatgtcatttaatgTATAGATTTCTCCATTTttgtctattttattttattggaatttgggttagaattggggttagGATTGGGATGAAGGTAGGGTCTTTCTTTACACAAATAGCGTCCCTTGTTGGCAAACGCTATTTATATCAGCTCCGGCCCACCAATGTCTAGTTATCTTACACAAAAGCTCAGAGAGGTCTTTTCATCAGTATTTAACTAACAGAAAAAGTACTACTAATCTCTACGACAGTAACTTAAAGGCGGGGAGCacaatctctgaaagccaatgttgacagaTGAAagttttgatagacccgccccacacatatgcaacccaggaaatgatgtcggttagtagacacgcccctttcTGCTGATTgtctacaagtgtgttttggtactcggcccgactccctttttcaaagcgtttttcaaaaatcatgcacctctcctttaaagaaaacgcattgttaaaatatatatcagaAAAAACGCATTTCATTATTACATAAACGTaacaacacaacacattttaatataaaactattatatttatacagtaaaacatccccaaaatagcccctaatcctttttattatttattcaaatacaacagccaatggcaagtctccagcagctttcagtgtgtttgttttagatgtATTCTGTTTATTGGTTGTAGCATGATATATAGTAgatataaattatttaagatgggtaaatatacagtattgtaacaGCTGCGCATCTTtgacagttttaaaataaaaactttggcGCTTTTGTCAACATACAGCCTATGGGACTGTCCGTGGAGGAAGTAAGTTTAAATGACATCACCAAAGTCTgccatagagacagagcgcagcacatcataacctgaaaaccacacccaccgggggggaacaatccaaccgtctccattgactttgtattgtgagaggcttataacaaaaaaccgAATAATGcttaaaagctgctgtgtgacaatatgtacagctaacaagccaaagaacccagaaataagtttttataagctatcGAGCCATAAAACCCaacctttaaggagaaaaaagtggatcgccgactacgtttccccctaatggacgcagttctactaatatgaGTACTATGAAAACTTGCCTGTTTCcagttttgtgtctttaaacgctcgtttattggggtcgacagcttaaaaaaacttatttacagattaaacttaaaaacagaataatgcctaaaagctgctgtgtgacaatatgtacagctaacaagccaaaaacccagaaataagtttttataagctgtcgacctaaAAAAAatgagcgtttaaagacacaaaagtggaaaacaggcaacttttcatagtactactattagtagaactgcgtccactagggggaaatgtagtcggcgatccacttttttctccttaaaggttAGGTTTTActgctcgacagcttataaaaacttatttctgggttctttggcttgttagctgtacatattgtcacacagcagattttgcataactgcgctctgtctctataccTTGGCTGTAGGTGAATTGATGCATTTTGAACGTTGTTACGCATTATCATATCTATACAATGTCGACATAGGCGCGCAGtgacatcatcactcctgactactccccctctcgctcaaacttccgtcaatattactgcgcacCAAGGTCGAACTGTTGCAAACTAAGTGCCCTTCCGCTATACATATCTGCTTAAAAAACGTCATACTtgctcgtgtaactactcatgtaacagtctttaaatagggaaaatggAAGTGTtcggtggcttctaaattcatccctttttggatcctaaggaatgaatggggctaggctaaatgctaacacattcatgacgcgctgtacaaagataaagtgcacgcattgaaaaaagataggtaggcattaatttgtctaagttgaggtaagaacatagtaaaatattgaaaaactgtggtgttttcctttataAACGTGGGCAGCTGTTACTATAATATACAGCAAAAGTCTCCTATAGCATTTAATTTCCTCTGCATTTGCCAACATTGATAAGACACAGAATCTGAAttatgtattttctgtttgagggagacaaataaaataaaaccttcatatctgttatatatatatatatatatatatatatatatatatatatatattgtacatTGAGTGTTATGGCTGCCCACCCAAAATCCCTGACTCCCCCTCCAGTCCAGCAAGCCTATGGGACTGCAAGCCTAGGACTTGGCCTgattaggatgtcattttatgtaacagaaagttgttctaatcCCAAcctcaagcgacaatggtaaaaaaaaatagaaaaaaatgaaatataccaatacataaaatgacacgaaaagatGCATGGTATGAAGGGAAAGGGAAGGACTGGCATCTCATATGCTCGCAAAATTGGACTTGGGCATATGCAATGCACGACCTTTCAAAAAGTGGGCTATTTATATACAATCATTTCGCAGTGCAAAACATCATGGATTTGATTCCATGGAACACagatactgataaaatgtatagcttgccATGGATTAAgctctgccaaatgcatacatgtaaatgtcAATCTGAGCCATTATCTAGAGACCACAATATCACAGAGACATATTCTGCTTTGGCTGATTAGCCTTGAGGCAGTGACCCAGAACACCAGAAACCACTCATgacaccttagcaaccataTAGCAAAGCCCCTGCAACCACCCTAGTATTGTGCCGCAACAATTTTCTAAAGATCAGCTTTATGTTTATCTCTAGGTTGGATGTATGTTTGTGAAGATTTCTCAGCCAAACAAGCGTGCCGAGACGCTGGTGTTTTCTCGTAATGCTGTCATCTCACAGAGGGACGACAAGCTTTGTCTGATGTTCAGAGTCGGAGACTTGAGATCTTCCCACATCGTGGGCGCCAACATGAGAGCCAAACTTATCAAATCCAAACAGACGCAAGAGGGTAAGACTGTTTTCACCTCCTTCACTGAATTGATCTGAAGTGATTTACAGTATTTAGTGATCTAGTGACGCCACCTGCTGGTCACTTATTGTAACATATGTGGTCAGCACTGGTATCCAAAGCATATAGTCTATGCATtttttcagtatgtgtgtttactTGGATTACCTTTGCACTGCCCTTTCAGATTAAAGCATCTCCCAAATAAATCCAAAGGTGATCTTTCTTTCTCATCAGGTGAGTTTATTCCTCTGGATCAAACAGACATTAGTGTGGGTTTCGAGACCGGAGATGATCGTCTGTTCCTGGTATCTCCGCTCGTGATCTCTCACGAGATTGATGCTCGCTCTCCATTCTGGGACATGTCGCAATCCCAGCTGGAGAAAGAGGACTTTGAGATCGTCGTTATCCTGGAAGGGATGGTGGAGGCCACAGGTACAAATACGAGTTTATGGGGTGCGATGCGTGCTTCGATGAACGTTTGACGATTGATATTCGATCCGCAGGAATGACCTGTCAGGCGCGGAGCTCCTACCTGGGTGAAGAAGTCTTATGGGGTCACAGGTTCAGCCCCATGATGTCACTGGCCGAGGGATTTTTTGACGTGGACTACGGCGCCTTTCACCACACGTTTGAGGTTCGTGCGCACGATATAGCACGAAAACGCTACGCGGTTTAATTCATTCATGCATTTATTACAAGGAAAtcaattattgttttttttaaaaggtggACACGCCCTCCTGTTCTGCGAGAGAGCTGGCATTGGCCGCTGCTCGTTTGGACGCTCACCTCTACTGGTCGATTTCCAGTCGTCTTGATGAAGAGAAATGGGAGGGGCCTAATCTGAGTGTGCAAACGGGGAAGTCCAATGAATCTGAATCTGTAAGGGAGGGGGATGGGCCAACGCTTATTGTGGGTGGAGTTACAAATACACAGGACCAATCAGTTGTTGGGGAGCAGAACGGCAGTGTCACGACTGACCAATCAGAGTCTGAGGCTTGAAAGGCTACAAGAATGTAAAATAAGGTACGCAAAGTGTACAAAGTGGTCGTGTAAATATAACTTCAACTGGATTGTTCGAAGATCCAGTTTATATTCTTTTAAGGGTTTAAATGTATAGTCGCTAATGCCTAGCATAGAATACTTTCCCCAAAGGGGAAATACTAGCGTCTCCTTGCTGTGTTTTCAGTCGATGTGATGTTTCAGACGACACTGCCTTCGAATGCACACATTAGCTCTGTTACAAACTGTAGTGAGCTCTACATACTGTAGTAAGCTACCTTCTAAGGGATCGTCCTAGCTGAAACGAAACTTCGTAAGTGACCGATTTGAAATGCTTTACACGGCACAAAGAGCGCTTTTCACAGGTAGCCACATTCAAATAGAGTTATATTAGTTTTAAGTCAATTTAATAAATACTTTTcagtaataaataaaatatagtatatttctAACCTGATTTTTCTCCACTTGGATGATATTTTTACTAACCTCATAGCTTTCTGGGATTGCAAAGGTATCGTAAAAGAAATAGGAAGCACAATGTACCTTTTTGGAGTAGCCTTCGCATTTGTGTGTCCAAATGCTGTTTAGGTGGGCAGCATAGTAGTATATGGAGCCGAGCTAATACTTTGTGTCTGATTTGTATTTGTACCAATCATATCCGTATCTATCaggctttaaaggaacagtccccccaaatgtaaaaattattttaacccagaatagctgaacacaaagaaatgGTGTAATCTTTAGAAAACTAACTTATTTAGCAATCAATATGTCATGTATCCATGGAAACATAAAGATTCGAATATGGTGGAAAGTCAATAGTGTTGAATCTCATTGACTAATATCGTATTTACGAGATGAGCGCGCATGGACGCCACCACAAAGTCGTAAATACCACTGGGAAACTAAATGAAATTTGAAAGCTTTGAGTTTACGAGTTGTGGGTGTGTCATGGCAGAACCAATAAAAGCAATGCCTTTAGTTGACGGGTGTAAGGCATTTTGTTTACAGTTAATTTAGCTAAATATGATAGCACAGTAATATAACAGTTAATATATAATGTTACAGTTTATAGTCGCtccataaattaattaaaaaacataaaaagggAAACATGCCTGatgtgcatttttttgtaaGTAGATTTAACAATTGAATAAAAGAAGAGACGCCGGCATCTTCTGCCGATGAAAGTGACTAAAATGCATCTGACGTCGTAAACACGATACAAACACCCCAGGATGACTTATACGCACCAAATGTGTTTCTTCAATTTGTTTAACTAAAAAAAGGAAGTCATATACATCAGGGATGGCATGGGGGTGAATTAATTTGGAGAGAATCTTCAAATATGGCCGAACTATTCTTTTAACGTTTCTAATGCCATTCTTCAGGAGTTCTGACACATCTGACAAACCTGTACTATTTCTGAAACAATCTTTTCGAGCACGTCTGTGCAGGTTGTTTACAGTCACGTTGGCTAGATTCACATGGACCTTAAAAAAGAAGCGAATGTGTTACTATGGCGACAATGCATTCCAGTTTGCACTATCACAGCAGAGGTTAGCATTAGCTATTAAGAGTTAGGCAGCATTAAAATTAGCACACGCTCATATTACTGCCGGCTTCTGCCTGGGAAAGTCGAACCACATGCTGAATTTACTGCCACTGCTTCATGCTAGTGGACCAAAAAATGTCCCtgagctgtcactggggcagtaccctttaaaaagtaatatgTACACTTTAtgacatgtatacatttagcacctttgaggtactaatatgtgcTCTTTGGTATGTACCTgttaggtactaatatgaactatttAGGTGCAGTTAGGTGtactttttttgaaagtttaCCACCCCAGTGAAACCTAAGGACAaatatttgacatttttttcagACAGTGTAGGAAGATATTGGAGGCCATTGCATCTTTCAAACTTTAAGATGAAGTTAACATAAAATCATGTGATATGATAATCGCATATGATTGAGTACAAATACCAGACACGTTTATATTATTTGttacttttgttttatttgatatTAGAATGTTTCCATAGCAACAATGCAATAGCCCATCACTCAGATACTGTAGAGGAgctaaataaagtttattggcCTTACAGGGTTTTAGTTGGTGACAATtaccatacggcaaaaaaatatgttttaaataatatgcttagtacattttgtagaaagtaaagcttaattacattttttttttaatttaaaaaatattttagtcttAACCATCatatatcaatatataaatatttcagcaaatatatattttctggccatttttgaaatatatttaaaattatatttttgaaaatatattttattgctGTATGGATAATTGGCAACAGctgaattaattattttaatgatattttgtgtattattattattagaattAAATGTATATACGTTTTATCAAGATGTTGTTTAAAGGAATGAATACAATGGACTTAACATTTGCTTAATATTAGTAACTTTTAAAAGACCATTTTTGTGTTAAAGAGGtgttttcccagacagggcttataaTAGTCCCAAACTTAAATGCACGTTTGAGGTGTCTTCATTAAAAAATAacttgcattgacatatctGAACatatgttttgtctcaaaatgcacaccagtattgtttctTTGAAgccatgtttgtaaaaactacttaaatgtcctaatataactaaggcctagtgctggattaatctaaaccctgtacGGGAAACCGCCTCAAAGAGTTTTTAATGAATGACTACATTTAAAATCCAAGGGGGCAGTTTTACGAaaagggtttagattaatccagggctaggccttagttatattaggacatttacaaATCAACCGGTAACACTTAAGGATGTATTAGTAAACATTCGTAAatacatgaacaaacaatgaacaatatagtttttcagcatgtattaattcttgttaatgttagttagtgtcaatacagttattcatgcTTATGGTGCATTAATTGATGTTAAAAGTTACAATGCtagattttataaatatattagtaAATGCCGAAAGATTACCGTATATTCCAGACTATAAGCCGCATCAGTCAAAATTGcgttttaaagaggaaataacatatataagtcgcactggactatacgtcgcatttatttagaaaatgtttcacaaaatccaagccgaagaacagacatttaatctggaaaggcaagttattcaactaaacaatagcacacagaacagcatacatgttaaagtaacattactagttatttacacgatacacaatacaatacagaacatacctgggaggctgaataggctaaattaacatgACAAgccaaataaagtaaaaaaaagttcccaaagtcattccacatcactgaatccactgaattacataaataaaggAGAAGCATAGAGCGGACTCTCGCAGCTGTGGAtggtaatggtttctcttggttcatattaaaggtagggtaacacattttgaaaaatgctaacggtagccgcctagcaatgaaatcccgatcccaccctcaagtcaaatcgctctccaaagtcacgcctctttccaaacacatgaacacgcacagatcagacggtcacgtctcatgtctctttcaccagtgagaaaactttgcagtacaaagtgaataacacttccaaaataaccaacataaacaactggtttacatcagaattagtttaagcacacgttcggttgtgtagacgtagtaactatatcgttatgctaatccgtaaacgaacacaaatttcataagcaacacaaagtttcatcaaagtataatatctgaatccatctcaatacaaacatatcgcgtacctaccttaccaaaataaacagtcagtgcaacgaccctttcagaccctttgcctcctgcagctgttttcaTCTCGTGGTATAGCACTAAAGTTACTGATGTTAATTTggatttttgctcttgctgatccaggaagtttttgatgttgttgttataaaagatgcatttagttttgttgctcctgtgtaggttgtcaattcagcagaaaagtttgctgttcccgctgtttacagacagagcgcacgtgaacgcgccgatgacgtatggtatctgcgtggactcgttgcgcggtgggaattcaaattacgcttacgtatgagggacataaaaggaaacgtccgttcggaccgaaatctatgatttgttgaacattttttggtcctacgcctttcacagatgacataaatttttacaaatacatttaaacaacttaacacagtgattgctatcaggatgcgaggagacttttaaccagcataactaaaaatgtttcaggatcaaatctgttaccctacctttaaataattttgacgtataagtcgcacctgactatgAGTTCCAGTAcccgccaaactatgaaaaaattTAGACAAATAGTCCGGCAAATACGGTTatacatactgtagaaggaTTGTACATTGTTAGTTCacttgttaacaaatacaaccttattgtaaagtgttaccaacaaaccttacaaaaattTTAGCAcagatatttaa from Paramisgurnus dabryanus chromosome 6, PD_genome_1.1, whole genome shotgun sequence encodes the following:
- the kcnj9 gene encoding G protein-activated inward rectifier potassium channel 3 isoform X2; this translates as MDCARSKRKRQRYVEKNGRCNVQHGNMRKTYRYLTDIFTTLVDLNWRCSLLVFVMAYAGTWLFFGAIWYLIAYCRGDLDHLEDESWTPCVNNVNGFISAFLFSIETETTIGYGHRVITDQCPVGTMLLLLQAILGSMVNAFMVGCMFVKISQPNKRAETLVFSRNAVISQRDDKLCLMFRVGDLRSSHIVGANMRAKLIKSKQTQEGEFIPLDQTDISVGFETGDDRLFLVSPLVISHEIDARSPFWDMSQSQLEKEDFEIVVILEGMVEATGMTCQARSSYLGEEVLWGHRFSPMMSLAEGFFDVDYGAFHHTFEVDTPSCSARELALAAARLDAHLYWSISSRLDEEKWEGPNLSVQTGKSNESESVREGDGPTLIVGGVTNTQDQSVVGEQNGSVTTDQSESEA
- the kcnj9 gene encoding G protein-activated inward rectifier potassium channel 3 isoform X1 gives rise to the protein MALDNTGFSSCPESLSLPVPEKGEEPVEEAPKDAPPTSVPNASEELGHVVTTEIAPPPKPASNNSMSFQDKMAAREAQANQPRKKVQGAGQERGRFGWARSKRKRQRYVEKNGRCNVQHGNMRKTYRYLTDIFTTLVDLNWRCSLLVFVMAYAGTWLFFGAIWYLIAYCRGDLDHLEDESWTPCVNNVNGFISAFLFSIETETTIGYGHRVITDQCPVGTMLLLLQAILGSMVNAFMVGCMFVKISQPNKRAETLVFSRNAVISQRDDKLCLMFRVGDLRSSHIVGANMRAKLIKSKQTQEGEFIPLDQTDISVGFETGDDRLFLVSPLVISHEIDARSPFWDMSQSQLEKEDFEIVVILEGMVEATGMTCQARSSYLGEEVLWGHRFSPMMSLAEGFFDVDYGAFHHTFEVDTPSCSARELALAAARLDAHLYWSISSRLDEEKWEGPNLSVQTGKSNESESVREGDGPTLIVGGVTNTQDQSVVGEQNGSVTTDQSESEA